Genomic window (Campylobacter sp. RM16704):
TTAATATAGAAGCTATTAAATTTATTGATGAATTACTATTAAACAACTGCAACATATATGCAAAAACAATATCAAACACACAAAACAATTATGATAGTATATTGAAAATTAATATTAAAGATTTTCAACTACCAAAACAACAATTAACTTTAAACAACATTATCTTAGATACTAATTTTAATAGCATTTCTAAAGAAGCATATGATGCTTTAGTGCAAAATTCAAACACTGATATTTTTTCTATGATGCTTTTAGCAAGTCAATTTTTAAAAGCAAATCCTGAAATCATTTTAAATACGCTTAGTCTTGAAAAAGAAAACAAAAAGTTTAACGCAAATGGAAAAATTCTCTTTACAGAAAATGTCATAAAATCCCAATTTCATGCAAATACTCAAATACTTCCTAGTCAAATTTGGTCTGAATTTGCAAATTTTGACACATATTTTATAGATAATAATGGTTCATATGTGCTTGATTTTATTTATGATGATTCTAATAAAACAGATGTTAAAACTATCATTAATGGTGAAAACCTTATCATAAATCAACCATGACAAATCTAAGCTTAGTCTTTCGTCCTAAAACTTTAGATGAGGTTTTAGGACAAGAAAATTTAGTAGAAATTTTTAAAAAATTCATACAAGTTTCAAAACTCCCTCATAGTGTATTTTTTGGCCCGGCAGGTTGTGGAAAAACTTCTTTTGCAAGAGCAATAGCATATGAATATAAGCTTAATTTTTATGAATTTGATGGGGGAAATTTTAAGCTTGAAGAACTTAGAAAAATACTAGGTAATTACGAAAATTCGTTATATAAACCTTTAATTTTTATCGATGAAATACATAGACTTTCAAAAACTCAACAAGAAATGCTTTTAATCCCTTTGGAAAATCAAAAATGCCTTTTCATAGGTGCAAGTACTGAAAACCCTTACTTTACTTTAACTTCTGGCATAAGAAGCAGAAGTATGCTTTTTGAATTTAAAGGTTTAGAATATAAAGACTTAGAAAAACTTGCCACAAAGGTGCAAGAAAAATTCCAATGTAAAATTAATGATGATGCAAAAGACTTTTTAATCACTTCTAGTGCAAATGATGCAAGAAGTTTTTTAAATTTATGCGAGTTTGCTTTAGCTTTAGATAGCACTCATATCACACTTGAAACCTTAAAAAAACTAAGAGCAAATGTTTTAAGCGATGGCACTTCAAGTAAAGATACGCATTATAAACTTGCAAGTTCTATGATAAAAAGCTTAAGAGGAAGTGATGTAGATGCAAGTTTGTATTATCTTGCAAGATTGATTGATGGGGGTGAAAGTGCGGATTTCATCGCTAGAAGATTAGTGATATTTGCAAGTGAAGATATCTCAAATGCAAACCCACAAGCACTTAACCTAGCCACAAGCACACTCATAGCAGTAAAAAACATAGGCTATCCTGAAGCTAGGATCATCTTAGCTCAATGTGTGGTATTTTTAGCAAGTTCGCCTAAGTCAAACTCAAGCTATCTTGCTATAAATGAAGCACTAAATTATGTACAAAACAACCCTGCATTAAAAATACTCCCTTATCTTGATAATAACAACCCACAAAGAAAAAACTACCTTTATCCGCACGATTTTGGAGGCTGGGTTAAGCAAAGATACCTAGAAAAAGATTTGAAATTTTATCATAGCAAAGGCATAGGTTTTGAAGCACAGCTAGACTTATGGTTAAAAGATATGAAAAAAACTAAAGGCTAAATTTAAGCACAATGTAAAAATATTTTTATATAATTTTCATTTTTTGGTTCCGTAGCTCAGTTGGTAGAGCACCACCTTGACATGGTGGTGGTCGTTGGTTCAAGTCCAATCGGAGCCACCATTTTTTATTTCTTTCAATCGGATCTATGAATTTAATTTTTTAGTTTATCTTTTATATATTTTTCATACCATTCATCAGCATCCAATTCATCTAAATTAGCTTTATATGCTTCATCAAACAAAGAATAAAGTTCACTATATTTTTTATTATTTTTTATGATATTTTTTAATTCAATTGTTTCCAAAGGTATAATTTTCATTCCTTTAATTTTATTTGTACTATCACAAGTATCATAATATGTAGAATTTTTACGATTTCTAAAATCGCTTAAAACATTTATGTCTAAATGTGTAGTTGAAAAAACACAATAAGAATTTATGTTTCTTGTTGCTAAAAGATGTTGTCCCAAATGTCTTGAAACAGGCTCCATTTCTGCTCTTCGTTGATTTGTTTTATCTGTGAGTGTTGCTTCTAGAAGCAAAGCATGTTGCGGATAAAATTCACTTTCTTCATATTCATAAACAATGTCTGCTTCACCACCACCTGCGTGAGATATGGGAAGAAAATCTGCATCCATAGATAATTTCATATAATCTAAAATTTTACCTTTTCTTTCACTTATTTTGTACCATATAATACCTAATAAATATTCATATATAGTAGGAACATCAGCATTATTTGTAATATATTCTTTTATTACCTTATCTTCTCTTATTTCAAGATTATTTAACAATTCTACAAGTTTTCCATCATTAAATTTTTCATCAATCAACTTGTTAAATCTTTCATATTTTTGCTTTTCATACTCACTCATTGCATCATCAAGTGTTGAAATATTAAGTCCAAACTCACTATTTATAGAATCTATAATAATATTATCATTTGATACAAAAGATGATGAAATTTCATTTAATTCACAATCTTTATACAAATTTTTATCTGAGATAAATGCATTTTTATATAAATCTTCTATTGCTGTTTTAAAAAAATATTTTGGAATTATGTCAAGTTCAACTTTATTATTTTTAAATAAGAATATATTACTAAGCCCTAAATAACGTCGATTTAAATCAGCATAATCTCTAAGAGTAGCTTTTGCTTTTAATAAATGCAACACTTTAAAAAAAGCTACTTTAAATTCATCCTCACTAGAAACTTTATCAAAAATACTAGGATTTAAAACATTACAAAGCTCTTTCTTGATCTTTTTTGTAGTTATTTTAGTAGTAAAAATAAATTTACTCCATAAGGTTTTTAGTTTTAATTTTCTTATAATGTTATATAACTTTATCAATGAATCTTCATCTTTTTGCTTCTGTAAAAATATAGCTTTCAATATTTCATAAACTTCAAAATAATCTAAATCGTAACTTGGACTTTTTCTATTCATTCCTATTTTACAAATTACATCTTTGTTAATTTGTTTTGAATCTAAAAACCATTTCAATGCTTCTTGGTAATTTTCCATTTCCATTAAACGTTTTATAATAATATCATCTATATTTATTTTATTATTTCTTAAATATGAAATTTGTATTAAAATTTGTTCTGTATATTTTTTACTTGTACAAAGTGGAAGAAGATAAACAAATTCATCATATTCTAAAAATTGATGTTTATTAAGTAGATAAAGTGCAATTATAAAAGGTTTAACACATTCATTTTCTACAATAATATTAGTTTTCAAAAGTTGTTTTAAATATATAAAACTATCTTTTGAAATTTGCAAAAGATTATCTGTACTAAAATCTCTATTTTCACTGACTTGTAAAAGTTTATGCCCTACTTCTGTTAATTTTCTATTATTATCAATTAACCCTATATCAACAAGCCCTGAAGTTTTTTGCCTTGCATCTTTATCCTTATTATTTGCAATTCCAACAACAAAACCATTATCTTTTAAAAAATCATAGTAATTAGATTGTAAAATTCTATTACCTATCCATTCTTGTCCTATATTTTTTGGTAGTTGCCAAAAATCATTAAGTAATTTTAATTGAAGTTCAATATTTTTATTAAAATTCTCAGTTCTAAAACTTGTAGTTCCTAAACTCCAACAATAACTTTTATATCTAAAATTTTCCATTTTATTCCTAATAATTAATAATTAATACCTCATCACTTGTAAAATTTTTATCTTTAATTTGATAATTAGAATTTGAATATTTATGTTTTAAATGATGAATTTTATATTTTTTATTTTTTAACCAATACTTTAATATTTCATTAGTTTTTCCTTTACTAGACAAAACATTTGAAAGAGCAAATCTTATATTTTGATTATCTAATTTTTCTAAAAAATCAAGCAAATCTTTTTCATCGTTCTCACTCCAACTACTATTTTCATTATAGGTTGCACAAGTAATTAAATAGGGTGGATCAATATAAACAAAATCATTTTTTTCTAAATTTTGAATATTAAAATTTCTAAAATCAATACAAGAAAAATAACAATTTTGTTCTTGTATTCTTTCAATAAAATTAATAAGTTTTTGTTCCATTTTAGTATTAAAATCTCGTTTTCCAACAGGTAAATTAAAATTACCTTTTGAATTAAATCGGATTTGATTATTGAATGCATAAACAATCATCACATAAAACATTATATAATAATCAAAAGATGTATTATTTTTTGTATTAAAATCATTTCTAAGCTTTAAATATCCATTTTTATTATACTTACTCAATCCTTTAGAGCTATCACATTTGTAAAATTCATATCCATACTTACTAACAATAGACAAATCATATTTCTCAATTATTTTATAAATTTGTTTTAAAATATTTTCACTATCCATTTTTTTAAAAAAATTATATAAATCATAGAGTTTTATATTGATATCGTTATATATTGTCTTTTT
Coding sequences:
- a CDS encoding DNA adenine methylase translates to MQMPLIASPLNYTGGKFKLLPQILPLFPKNINTFIDLFCGGCNVGLNVKSKKTIYNDINIKLYDLYNFFKKMDSENILKQIYKIIEKYDLSIVSKYGYEFYKCDSSKGLSKYNKNGYLKLRNDFNTKNNTSFDYYIMFYVMIVYAFNNQIRFNSKGNFNLPVGKRDFNTKMEQKLINFIERIQEQNCYFSCIDFRNFNIQNLEKNDFVYIDPPYLITCATYNENSSWSENDEKDLLDFLEKLDNQNIRFALSNVLSSKGKTNEILKYWLKNKKYKIHHLKHKYSNSNYQIKDKNFTSDEVLIINY
- a CDS encoding AlwI family type II restriction endonuclease, with product MENFRYKSYCWSLGTTSFRTENFNKNIELQLKLLNDFWQLPKNIGQEWIGNRILQSNYYDFLKDNGFVVGIANNKDKDARQKTSGLVDIGLIDNNRKLTEVGHKLLQVSENRDFSTDNLLQISKDSFIYLKQLLKTNIIVENECVKPFIIALYLLNKHQFLEYDEFVYLLPLCTSKKYTEQILIQISYLRNNKINIDDIIIKRLMEMENYQEALKWFLDSKQINKDVICKIGMNRKSPSYDLDYFEVYEILKAIFLQKQKDEDSLIKLYNIIRKLKLKTLWSKFIFTTKITTKKIKKELCNVLNPSIFDKVSSEDEFKVAFFKVLHLLKAKATLRDYADLNRRYLGLSNIFLFKNNKVELDIIPKYFFKTAIEDLYKNAFISDKNLYKDCELNEISSSFVSNDNIIIDSINSEFGLNISTLDDAMSEYEKQKYERFNKLIDEKFNDGKLVELLNNLEIREDKVIKEYITNNADVPTIYEYLLGIIWYKISERKGKILDYMKLSMDADFLPISHAGGGEADIVYEYEESEFYPQHALLLEATLTDKTNQRRAEMEPVSRHLGQHLLATRNINSYCVFSTTHLDINVLSDFRNRKNSTYYDTCDSTNKIKGMKIIPLETIELKNIIKNNKKYSELYSLFDEAYKANLDELDADEWYEKYIKDKLKN
- a CDS encoding replication-associated recombination protein A, with the translated sequence MTNLSLVFRPKTLDEVLGQENLVEIFKKFIQVSKLPHSVFFGPAGCGKTSFARAIAYEYKLNFYEFDGGNFKLEELRKILGNYENSLYKPLIFIDEIHRLSKTQQEMLLIPLENQKCLFIGASTENPYFTLTSGIRSRSMLFEFKGLEYKDLEKLATKVQEKFQCKINDDAKDFLITSSANDARSFLNLCEFALALDSTHITLETLKKLRANVLSDGTSSKDTHYKLASSMIKSLRGSDVDASLYYLARLIDGGESADFIARRLVIFASEDISNANPQALNLATSTLIAVKNIGYPEARIILAQCVVFLASSPKSNSSYLAINEALNYVQNNPALKILPYLDNNNPQRKNYLYPHDFGGWVKQRYLEKDLKFYHSKGIGFEAQLDLWLKDMKKTKG